A genomic window from Yarrowia lipolytica chromosome 1D, complete sequence includes:
- a CDS encoding uncharacterized protein (Compare to YALI0D24101g, some similarities with uniprot|Q8TG35 Candida albicans Mnn4p), translating to MVLHPFRLLRTSLVSKLVVILITCLIFGSLLNLTDKLPDGVKSRVAYMTDVGLVSGGARSKAMAGNSSVRISHVPLTKIKFAENEKEFNPKWAQKKALDSSSDYSFEWKDWVDLTEVTGLFRAIEVGSCGKNKQCLSKLQVTGPPTQVEPQAFFNRVGKVFLDQTMPKPKQLIYLTEKESRGKREEPVEIESHVPVVREPELGDFSRSRDAKSIQNAKREATEEATGESANEGQSRDSARASARDIAFSEADPVHEDSYDDDENGTILVPTAESEEELQEYADKDAAAKSYLRSGWSRGQKYVELPRELFTWDIHEEIDKGLTKKSVDSDDPSREQVAHSQFLSQHWKHIKKSGKHFSEAWVVGDTKAAGVHYDWRFFSELNTIDEKRVILRKLVRAWLDFTSREGIITWLAHGTLLGWYWNGQSLPWDFDGDVQMPIREFDRFARLYNQSLVIDESAGGRYYVDVGPSYVERLRGNGKNVIDARFIDVDSGMYIDITALAYAEQQEKFHCKNWHRYELESVSPLRRTLFEGKEAYIPNNFESILNQEYKKAPLVNTRFEGHFWNKFIKMWVQQDQCEMLQIEENVDQRAVRENGEPTTFGACYRPEYLKRYHETHKMSKAHEGEMEAIRQKADVWEWIREEFE from the coding sequence ATGGTGCTGCACCCGTTTCGCCTGCTGCGCACATCTCTTGTGAGCAAGCTCGTCGTCATTCTCATAACCTGTCTGATTTTCGGCAGCTTACTCAACTTGACCGACAAGCTGCCCGACGGAGTCAAGTCACGGGTCGCCTACATGACCGACGTGGGCTTAGTCAGCGGCGGTGCCCGCTCGAAAGCCATGGCCGGCAACTCGTCTGTGCGCatcagtcacgtgccacTGACGAAAATCAAGTTTGCCGAAAACGAAAAGGAATTCAACCCCAAGTgggcccagaagaaggctctggactcgtcgtcggatTACTCATTCGAGTGGAAAGACTGGGTCGACTTGACCGAGGTCACGGGTCTATTCAGAGCCATCGAGGTCGGCTCGTGTggcaaaaacaaacaatGCCTTAGTAAGCTCCAGGTCACCGGACCCCCGACTCAGGTGGAGCCCCAGGCGTTTTTCAACCGGGTCGGAAAGGTGTTTTTGGACCAGACCATGCCCAAGCCGAAACAGTTGATTTATCTGACCGAGAaagagtcacgtggcaAGCGGGAGGAGCCCGTCGAGATAGAGTCACATGTTCCGGTGGTTCGGGAGCCTGAGTTGGGCGACTTTAGCCGATCGCGTGACGCCAAGTCAATCCAAAATGCTAAGCGGGAGGCGACTGAGGAGGCGACTGGTGAGTCAGCCAACGAGGgccagtcacgtgactccgCACGAGCCTCCGCGCGTGACATTGCCTTTTCCGAGGCTGACCCCGTGCACGAAGACTCGtatgacgacgacgaaaacgGAACCATTCTCGTGCCGACGGCTGAGTcagaggaggagctccaggaATACGCAGACAAGGACGCGGCCGCCAAGTCGTACCTGCGAAGCggctggtcacgtggccagAAATATGTCGAGCTGCCGCGCGAGCTGTTCACTTGGGACATTCACGAAGAGATTGACAAGGGACTGACTAAGAAGAGCGTTGACTCAGACGAcccgtcacgtgagcagGTTGCGCACTCGCAGTTTCTTAGTCAGCATTGGAAACACATCAAAAAGTCCGGCAAGCATTTCTCCGAAGCGTGGGTTGTGGGCGACACCAAAGCAGCCGGAGTCCATTACGACTGGCGATTTTTCAGCGAGTTAAACACCATTGACGAGAAACGAGTCATCTTGCGTAAATTGGTGCGTGCGTGGCTCGACTtcacgtcacgtgagggCATTATCACGTGGCTGGCGCATGGCACGTTGCTGGGCTGGTACTGGAACGGCCAGTCTCTGCCGTGGGATTTCGACGGTGATGTCCAGATGCCGATCCGCGAATTCGACCGGTTTGCCCGCCTCTATAATCAGTCGTTGGTAATTGATGAGTCAGCCGGCGGCCGGTATTATGTCGATGTGGGTCCCTCCTACGTCGAGCGCCTCCGAGGCAACGGCAAGAATGTCATTGATGCTCGGTTTATCGACGTTGATAGTGGCATGTACATTGACATTACCGCCTTGGCGTATGCCGAGCAGCAGGAAAAGTTCCACTGCAAAAACTGGCATCGGTATGAGTTGGAGAGCGTTTCTCCGCTGCGTCGGACGCTGTTTGAGGGCAAGGAGGCTTACATTCCAAACAATTTCGAGTCCATTTTGAACCaggagtacaagaaggCGCCGCTGGTGAACACCCGGTTCGAGGGCCACTTCTGGAACAAGTTTATCAAAATGTGGGTTCAGCAGGACCAGTGTGAAATGTTACAGATTGAGGAGAATGTGGACCAGCGGGCAGTGAGGGAAAACGGTGAACCCACAACTTTTGGCGCTTGTTATCGACCG
- a CDS encoding uncharacterized protein (Compare to YALI0D24123g, similar to Saccharomyces cerevisiae CTF18 (YMR078C); ancestral locus Anc_2.492, weakly similar to uniprot|P49956 Saccharomyces cerevisiae YMR078C CHL12 protein), with translation MSLDWGGGLFGSGSALDELQRVGTRSRELPRDESDMELSEGSDLSMSAEEDEGEGERGGEEVEPTSDPMTNHVTQMCDLDNHMTRFPSPAAEEDDFIAEMLRANEPKDLPASAASAAPSRDMPRDRTSPTRYITLYSGMTLSRAKKYIKTTRLRTMQQEEESLKNHYGIDVSGIRQKLVGQKFDSSETCNTPNPTAGDTGNTRPKTASCDTSKIPADAFSDSRHRAGLLVSGIGSRDGHLWVEKLRPQKLLDLNGHSDRHKDILYWLSEWNSFIFQTPSQAVQFKAKQREKWLKKSGRIEDAVHAGSRGVYEEREARDRPQKRILLVHGEPGTGKTTACGVLARNLGFNTLEMNASDDRGSEAFRRGVLGPMRTHSVTSKDRPNCVILDEIDGADPIFIDKLVKLVQRDEKEELWHERKNRHKKTSAKDKLNTLISRPIICIANNLHGLLYKLRPHCRIVNYGRLSPAQSLRIVQNVFRTEMKLQKLTSKQNRFLADICNSTDGDIRQAINILQFGTPEADTANLVDKSALWNNIVSSLFSHVPVGKDRANHVENLCQRSLRCGEWNKLVFGAFSAYITCLSGAGNLTQLTNIAKLDDWYHLYDLANTLGSRDSYHPYTLAAFSLMFGSTTKNHVTNVETDYSLTNQTQTQKLRLNDIYSNIPVELRRYLNKETLLDDLGMFLDTMTRQQRGVTPEQMASLAESLTSLGVSLKKENVYNEISSKREDVYVFVPPVCDLSRAPDGQPRDTNSVFLESLYKILTPDPTLKRPGEFSQVQPNKRHVAAHDLARDPDPRTRGGPPPSSSTAKKPSKSSTLLDFFIKETVEITPSQVVRNEAKEQQDTLNTWVSYFEGYSNAVRRDLTWEQLWME, from the coding sequence ATGTCTCTAGACTGGGGAGGAGGATTGTTTGGGTCCGGGAGCGCACTGGACGAGCTGCAGCGCGTTGGAAcgcggtcacgtgaacttCCACGTGACGAGTCCGATATGGAGCTTTCCGAAGGTTCTGATCTATCCATGTCTGCCGAAGAGGAtgagggggagggggagcGGGGAGGTGAGGAGGTAGAACCGACCAGCGATCCCATGAccaaccacgtgacccagatGTGCGACCTGGATAATCACATGACGCGCTTCCCGTCGCCGGCGGCGGAGGAAGATGACTTCATTGCGGAAATGTTGAGAGCCAACGAACCCAAAGACTTGCCAGCTTCTGCCGCCTCCGCCGctccgtcacgtgatatgccacgtgaccgcacTTCGCCCACCCGATACATCACGCTCTACTCCGGAATGACCCTTTCGCGAGCGAAAAAGTACATCAAAACGACCCGGCTCCGAACAATGcaacaggaggaggaatcGCTGAAGAACCACTACGGAATCGATGTGAGCGGCATCAGACAGAAGCTGGTGGGCCAAAAATTCGACAGCAGCGAAACTTGCAATACGCCAAATCCTACCGCTGGAGATACCGGAAATACCCGCCCGAAAACGGCATCTTGCGATACGTCCAAAATTCCGGCAGACGCATTCAGCGATTCGAGACATCGTGCGGGTCTGCTCGTGTCTGGAATTGGGTCACGGGACGGCCACCTCTGGGTGGAAAAACTGCGGCCGCaaaagctgctggatctgaACGGCCATTCCGACCGCCACAAGGACATTTTGTACTGGCTGAGTGAATGGAACTCCTTCATTTTCCAGACTCCGTCGCAGGCGGTGCAATTCAAAGCCAAGCAGCGGGAAAAATGGCTTAAAAAAAGCGGACGAATCGAAGATGCTGTCCACGCAGGATCACGTGGGGTCTACGAGGAGCGCgaggcacgtgaccgcccCCAGAAGCGGATCCTGCTTGTGCACGGCGAGCCCGGAACCGGAAAAACCACCGCCTGTGGGGTTTTGGCCCGGAATTTGGGGTTCAACACGCTGGAGATGAACGCGTCTGACGACCGTGGCAGCGAAGCGTTCCGACGGGGCGTTTTGGGTCCCATGAGAACCCACTCCGTCACTTCCAAAGACCGTCCTAACTGCGTGATTCTCGACGAGATTGACGGAGCGGACCCAATCTTCATCGACAAGTTGGTCAAGCTCGTGCAGCGCGACGAAAAGGAGGAGTTATGGCATGAGCGGAAAAACAGACATAAAAAGACCAGCGCCAAAGACAAACTCAACACCCTCATCAGCCGACCCATCATCTGCATCGCAAACAACCTCCACGGGTTGCTGTACAAACTCCGGCCGCATTGTCGAATCGTCAACTACGGCCGACTGTCGCCAGCTCAATCGCTGCGAATCGTGCAAAACGTGTTTCGAACGGAGATGAAGCTGCAAAAACTCACCTCCAAACAAAACAGATTCCTGGCAGACATCTGCAACTCCACCGACGGAGACATTCGACAAGCCATCAACATTCTGCAGTTTGGAACCCCCGAGGCCGACACGGCCAATCTGGTGGACAAGTCGGCGCTGTGGAACAACATTGTCAGTTCACTCttcagtcacgtgcccgTGGGCAAAGACCGGGCTAACCACGTGGAAAACTTGTGCCAGAGATCGCTGCGATGCGGAGAATGGAATAAACTTGTGTTTGGAGCCTTCTCAGCCTACATCACGTGCCTTTCGGGAGCAGGCAACCTCACCCAACTCACCAACATTGCCAAACTCGATGACTGGTACCACCTGTACGACCTCGCCAACACGCTGGGGTCCCGCGACAGTTACCACCCGTATACGCTCGCGGCCTTCTCGCTGATGTTTGgatccaccaccaaaaaccacgtgaccaacgTCGAAACCGACTACTCCCTCACCAACCAGACTCAGACCCAAAAGCTGCGTCTCAACGACATCTACAGCAACATTCCCGTCGAACTAAGGCGGTATCTCAACAAAGAAACGCTGCTAGATGATCTGGGAATGTTCCTGGACACTATGACCCGACAACAGAGAGGAGTCACCCCGGAACAAATGGCGTCTCTCGCAGAATCTCTCACCTCCCTGGGAGTGTccctcaagaaggagaacgTGTACAATGaaatctcctccaagagGGAAGACGTGTACGTGTTTGTGCCGCCGGTGTGCGACCTGTCACGTGCCCCGGATGGCCAGCCCCGGGACACAAACTCCGTGTTCCTCGAGTCCCTTTACAAGATCCTCACCCCGGACCCGACCCTCAAGCGGCCAGGCGAATTTTCCCAGGTGCAACCCAACAAGAGACACGTGGCGGCACATGATCTGGCACGAGACCCGGATCCGAGGACGCGCGGCGGGCCCCCGCCATCTTCGTCAACGGCAAAAAAGCCATCCAAGTCGTCCACCCTGCTGGACTTCTTTATCAAGGAAACGGTCGAGATCACGCCGTCGCAGGTGGTCCGcaacgaggccaaggagcaACAAGACACGCTGAACACGTGGGTGTCGTACTTTGAGGGCTACTCCAACGCTGTCCGGCGGGACCTCACCTGGGAGCAGTTGTGGATGGAGTAA
- a CDS encoding uncharacterized protein (Compare to YALI0D24145g, weakly similar to uniprot|Q08991 Saccharomyces cerevisiae YPL279C): MSTHSDTDVSHEKRSFKKPTMPNLDSEWLTQVLLYLNLSVFAMAGAIARQGITLLTVFTGSYSPSGLLWCNFGGCIIMGWLEESDIFAVIEEQKGVEKRKIPLYVGIGPGFCGSITSFSSIMLEAFLFGANQNIPKADYPDAGYGVQSVMAIGLIHYSLSFAGLLIGHHIADFLPIPCMSVPFERAVSFVIGCCSIALFCLFIIFAAVWKSWRTWMYLGLWALAGANFRFQFSRMNRLGSGKNPWGTFTSNMIGTIILSVGVILQMGFVGDSQLVTNVVQCQIIGGIANGFCASLSTVSDLVNECYNMSYKRAYVYGWFTNFFGFSLMIVILGSFTWTNSLTAPHCA, translated from the coding sequence ATGTCTACTCATTCCGACACCGACGTGAGCCACGAAAAACGCAGCTTCAAAAAACCCACCATGCCCAATCTGGACTCCGAGTGGCTGACCCAGGTGCTGCTGTATCTCAATCTATCAGTTTTTGCCATGGCTGGCGCCATTGCGCGTCAGGGAATCACTCTTTTGACCGTTTTCACGGGCTCCTACTCTCCTTCGGGGCTTCTATGGTGCAATTTTGGCGGCTGTATCATCATGGGCTGGTTGGAAGAGTCTGACATTTTCGCCGTCATTGAGGAGCAAAAGGGGGTTGAAAAACGCAAGATCCCCCTCTACGTGGGCATTGGCCCCGGCTTTTGCGGCTCTATCACCTCCTTTTCGTCGATTATGCTCGAGGCGTTCCTTTTCGGAGCCAATCAAAACATCCCCAAAGCGGACTACCCTGACGCCGGATACGGAGTGCAGTCTGTCATGGCAATCGGGCTCATTCACTACTCCCTTAGCTTTGCTGGATTACTAATCGGACACCATATCGCCGACTTTTTGCCGATTCCGTGCATGTCTGTGCCATTCGAGCGTGCGGTCTCGTTCGTGATTGGCTGCTGTTCCATTGCTCTTTTCTGTCTCTTTATCATCTTTGCCGCCGTGTGGAAGTCCTGGAGAACCTGGATGTACCTGGGCCTTTGGGCTCTGGCTGGCGCCAACTTTCGATTCCAGTTCTCCCGAATGAACCGACTGGGCTCGGGAAAAAACCCCTGGGGTACTTTCACATCGAATATGATCGGCACCATCATCCTGAGCGTCGGAGTCATTCTGCAAATGGGATTTGTTGGCGATTCGCAGCTCGTGACTAATGTGGTCCAGTGCCAAATCATCGGAGGAATCGCCAACGGCTTCTGCGCTTCCCTGAGCACCGTGAGTGATCTTGTGAACGAATGTTATAACATGAGCTACAAGAGAGCCTATGTCTACGGCTGGTTTACCAATTTTTTCGGATTTAGTCTGATGATTGTGATTCTGGGAAGTTTTACCTGGACAAATTCGTTGACCGCGCCTCATTGCGCATAG
- a CDS encoding uncharacterized protein (Truncated form of YALI0D24167g, similar to Saccharomyces cerevisiae CBF1 (YJR060W); ancestral locus Anc_1.508, some similarities with uniprot|P17106 Saccharomyces cerevisiae YJR060w CBF1 kinetochore protein), whose product MRLPPVGRRGPQAVQEKKDHDDSVKAADVLRQTLEHVNEHVTDDAQGHVPQQQQHQQQEQQGHVQQQQEQQGHVQQQDQQSHVQQDTQNHVQQQQQDPQNHVQQQQQQQGLGQHVSQDQGQGLDSHVHHGMTAINQHVPQQAHVTQPYELDLNPYNQAPNSAKPPVGSEQWHQMRRDNHKEVERRRRETINDGINTLAELIATSEKNKGQILKNAIEFIKQLKEQDDARTQKAAMDKFSLMNQVTETSAQNNRLKIELQRAWREAETWKGKYQELEGKKE is encoded by the coding sequence ATGCGGCTGCCGCCTGTTGGCCGCCGTGGCCCGCAAGCTGTCcaggaaaagaaggaccaCGACGACAGTGTCAAGGCCGCGGACGTGCTGCGGCAGACGCTGGAGCACGTGAATGAGCATGTGACCGACGACGCACAGGGCCATGTgccgcagcagcagcaacatcagcagcaggagcagcagggccacgttcagcagcagcaggagcagcagggtcacgtgcagcagcaggacCAACAGAGCCACGTGCAGCAGGACACACAGAACCAcgtgcagcagcagcagcaggacCCGCAGAACCATgtgcaacagcagcagcagcagcagggacTGGGCCAGCACGTGAGCCAGGACCAGGGCCAAGGGCTTGACTCGCACGTGCACCACGGCATGACGGCTATCAACCAGCACGTGCCGCAGCAGGCACACGTGACGCAGCCCTACGAGCTCGATCTCAACCCCTACAACCAGGCGCCCAACTCGGCCAAGCCGCCCGTGGGCTCCGAGCAGTGGCACCAGATGCGGCGCGACAACcacaaggaggtggagcgGCGACGGCGCGAGACCATCAATGACGGCATCAACACGCTTGCGGAGCTCATTGCCACGAgcgagaagaacaagggccagattctcaagaacgCCATCGAGTTCATtaagcagctcaaggagcaggacgACGCGCGGACTCAGAAGGCTGCCATGGACAAGTTTAGTCTCATGAACCAGGTGACGGAGACGTCGGCGCAGAACAACCGGCTCAAGATTGAGCTGCAGCGGGCCTGGCGGGAGGCGGAGACGTGGAAGGGCAAGTaccaggagctggaggggAAGAAGGAGTGA